Below is a genomic region from Virgibacillus dokdonensis.
TATCGCAGAAGCGGATGTAGAATGTCACGGCTTTGAGTTGACTGGTGACTATAAATGGATTTCTGATAATCCAGAGTGGGAAGAAGCGTATGTGAATCGGATGAAACGGACGTTATTACGAGATAAAAACCATCCATCTATCATCATGTGGTCCTTAGGTAATGAATCGGCATTCGGCTATAACTTCCGAAAAATGGCGGAGTATGTGAAAAAGGCAGATACTACTCGTTTAGTACATTACGAGGGTGATTTTGCAGCTGAAGTAAGTGATGTATACACGACGATGTACACGTGGCTAGAGCATGACCGTAAATTAACGATGGATGAAGTTATTCAAATAACCCAAAAACCACATATATTATGTGAATATGCCCATGCAATGGGAAATGGTCCTGGAAACTTAAAAGAATATCAAGATCTCTTTTACCGTCACGATCATCTGCAAGGGGGGTTTATTTGGGAATGGTTTGATCATGGAATCCAAACCGTTACAGAAGATGGAAAAGTATATTATCGCTACGGTGGTGATTTTGGCGATGAACCGACAAATGGAAATTTTTGCATTGATGGTCTACTTATGCCAGACCGTACGCCGTCCACAAGTTTAATAGAATATAAAAAAGTGATCGAGCCTGTTCAAACAGATCCTATCGATATTGCTGCTGGATTATATCAATTAACGAATCGTCTGGATTTTACTAGCTTGCACGCGTACAGATTGGTTTGTCAATTTTATGAGGATGACAAGCTCATTGAAGAAAAAATAGTTCCATTGCCAGAACTAGCAGCACGAAGCTCTGCACTAATTACGATTTCTTATCCAAATGCAAACAATAAACCTGGCGCCCAGTATACCGTCCACTTTATTTATCAATTAAACCAAGAGGCAGATTGGGCTCCACAACATTTCGAAATTACAAGATCTGTTTTTATCTATCATAAAGAGCCGAATCAAGTTATACCTGTTCCAGTAAACGCTGATCTATCATTACACAAAGAAGGAACTACCGTAATAGTATCTGGTGATCATTTCACATACATCTTTGATCGCGTACGGGGAAACTTGCTTCATGCATCTATCCATGGAGAAAAAGTCCTTGAGAAAGGTCCCATTTTTACATGGTGGCGTGCTCCGATTGATAATGATATGTATATATTAGAGGATTATCGACACAAATACTTTATGCACTTAGACCATCACATCGTTCGAAACGTAGAATATGAAATCAAAGATAACCACTTCATTTGGATGGTCCAAGCTTTTTACGGGACAACGAACAGCTCCTGGTACTATGACTTAACCTATTGCTATACCATCACGCCAGATGGGAAATTACAAGTCTCTATTGCTGGCATTGCTTCTGGACGCAAAGAAAACGCACCACCAATGTTGCCAAGAATTGGAGTAAAGTTGCATATTCATCAACAATACGACACCGTATCTTGGCGCGGATTAGGCCCACACGAGAACTACGTTGATTCCTGCCAATCCGCTTACCATGGCGTATTCCATGCACATGTAGATGATTTATTTGTCAATTATATAAAACCTCAAGAAAATGGAAACCATATGGATTGTGATTGGATTGGCTTGGCAAAGCAGAATAAAGGCATACTCGTCCAAACAGAAAATCCGCTAAACTTTAGCGTTTCCAAGTATGAAGATCATGACTTAGAAATAGCAAAGCATACGATTGATTTAGTGGAACGCGATTATCTCATCCTTCACTTGGATAAACAACAGAACGGATTAGGAAGTAATTCCTGTGGGCAAGATCAACTGGATAAATATCGTTGTAAATTTGATGATTTTTCATTTAATTTTTCACTTACTCTGAAAGATTTAACTACGCGAAGTCTTGTAGATTGGGGAAGATGCCAAAGCTAAAGGTACAACTTTTTTAAATAAACCGCATGAGCTCTCACAAGAACAAAACGGGAAGAGCTTTCATGCGGTTTGTCTATTTCTTAGCTTTAACAGAAAGCCATTGCTAATTGTTTTGCTTATTCATGCTGCGAAACTTTCTACGCAGTGCATCATATCCAAACCTTTGTGATGTAAGCCATCATTTTGCTAATGCGGAATCAACTTTGCTATAGTGCTTTGAAAAAGGGAATTCAACGATTCTTTATCCAAAATCGTCTTGTTTCCAAACCGTTTTCATCTCGATGTGATTCAGTTTCCACGCCACCATTATGCATAATCACCTTTGCAGAGCCAACATTCGTTGCCGCACATGTAACTAAAATATCTCCTAATTCCAATTGCTTACATTTAGCTAAAGCTTCATCTAGTATTCTCGCGCCATACCCTTTTCTACGTTGTGATGGTCGCACGCTGTAACCGATATGTCCGCCTACCCTCCAGAGGAAGTCATTCAGCTCATGTCGGATACTAACCATTGCTACAATTTTTTGTTCCCCGTTAACTAAGAAGTAATTAGAGTTAGGAACCCAATGCTCACTTCCTTTTTGCTTTAACCTTAATGCTTTCAAATAAACACTGTAATCTGTATACCCATCTAAACTGAAACTGTTTGGGATCATTTTTGATGGCCCCCACTCTTTGCAATAAGCCTGATGTTCAGACTCCCATTTTAAACTCGGTGTAACTAATTGCATGACTTCCCTCCTCATCAACATTTCATTTGCGCTGGATCAT
It encodes:
- the ebgA gene encoding beta-galactosidase subunit alpha is translated as MKSFDKKRWEDYKNDGIHRLEARAHFTSVTENGHPYFKQNLNGDWAFLFLDAPEYSPEGFYKTDFDISSWDTIEVPGNWQMQGYGKMHYSDLWYNFPIIPPFVPTENPTGIYRKTVEVDHIHSGYQYILRFQGVDSAFEVYVNDAFIGYSKGARIQSEFDVSEVLNKGTNTLTVRVFQWSDGTYLEDQDMWWLSGIFRDVEMFARPTLGLYDYTIKTRFDDHYKDATFIVHPLFDKMQKQSIRYELKNAEGKVIFTSEQAGNKSFMQTVQQPVKWSAENPYLYKLTMTIYHEGQIVEIVEQDVGFRQIELQGKQFLVNGVAIKLKGVNRHDYSPDKGRVTTYESMEQDIMLMKQHNINAVRTAHYPNSPCFYDLCNQYGMYVIAEADVECHGFELTGDYKWISDNPEWEEAYVNRMKRTLLRDKNHPSIIMWSLGNESAFGYNFRKMAEYVKKADTTRLVHYEGDFAAEVSDVYTTMYTWLEHDRKLTMDEVIQITQKPHILCEYAHAMGNGPGNLKEYQDLFYRHDHLQGGFIWEWFDHGIQTVTEDGKVYYRYGGDFGDEPTNGNFCIDGLLMPDRTPSTSLIEYKKVIEPVQTDPIDIAAGLYQLTNRLDFTSLHAYRLVCQFYEDDKLIEEKIVPLPELAARSSALITISYPNANNKPGAQYTVHFIYQLNQEADWAPQHFEITRSVFIYHKEPNQVIPVPVNADLSLHKEGTTVIVSGDHFTYIFDRVRGNLLHASIHGEKVLEKGPIFTWWRAPIDNDMYILEDYRHKYFMHLDHHIVRNVEYEIKDNHFIWMVQAFYGTTNSSWYYDLTYCYTITPDGKLQVSIAGIASGRKENAPPMLPRIGVKLHIHQQYDTVSWRGLGPHENYVDSCQSAYHGVFHAHVDDLFVNYIKPQENGNHMDCDWIGLAKQNKGILVQTENPLNFSVSKYEDHDLEIAKHTIDLVERDYLILHLDKQQNGLGSNSCGQDQLDKYRCKFDDFSFNFSLTLKDLTTRSLVDWGRCQS
- a CDS encoding GNAT family N-acetyltransferase, with product MQLVTPSLKWESEHQAYCKEWGPSKMIPNSFSLDGYTDYSVYLKALRLKQKGSEHWVPNSNYFLVNGEQKIVAMVSIRHELNDFLWRVGGHIGYSVRPSQRRKGYGARILDEALAKCKQLELGDILVTCAATNVGSAKVIMHNGGVETESHRDENGLETRRFWIKNR